From Deltaproteobacteria bacterium, the proteins below share one genomic window:
- the prfB gene encoding peptide chain release factor 2 (programmed frameshift), whose translation MLEEKTSALEARFHALRGYLEVDAKQDRLKELTAEVARDGFWDAPEATERVLRVRKAIGTFLGRWSSLESSVADLRAYLALAGESGGEGLTSEIEQQIAAVDEALDAIELERMLSGENDALNAIVTIHAGAGGTESQDWAEMLLRMYSRFADRNGYAMELVERQEGDEAGIKSATFLLSGDHPYGYLKAETGVHRLVRISPFDANKRRHTSFASVFVSPEIDDTVEIKINESDLKIDTLRSGGAGGQHVNKVESAVRFTHIPTGVVVLCQQERSQGKNRALAMKILRSKLYVLEMRARAEKVNEAHKAKKDIAWGSQIRSYVLAPYRLVKDHRTGHETGNVDAVLDGGIMEFIRKYLLGGGAEGETGDAA comes from the exons ATGCTGGAAGAGAAAACATCGGCGCTTGAGGCGCGGTTCCATGCGCTCCGGGGCTATCTT GAGGTAGACGCGAAGCAGGACCGCCTCAAGGAGCTCACGGCCGAGGTCGCGCGCGACGGTTTCTGGGACGCCCCGGAGGCGACCGAGCGTGTCCTTCGGGTGCGGAAGGCGATCGGGACGTTCCTCGGCCGCTGGTCGTCCCTTGAATCGTCCGTGGCGGACCTCCGGGCGTATCTCGCCCTGGCGGGCGAGTCGGGCGGAGAGGGGCTGACCTCCGAGATCGAACAGCAGATCGCCGCTGTCGACGAGGCGCTGGACGCGATCGAGCTCGAGCGGATGCTCTCCGGCGAGAACGACGCGCTGAACGCCATCGTGACGATCCACGCCGGGGCCGGGGGGACGGAGTCCCAGGACTGGGCCGAGATGCTCCTCCGGATGTACTCCCGGTTCGCGGACCGGAACGGATACGCCATGGAGCTCGTCGAGCGGCAGGAGGGCGACGAGGCGGGGATCAAGAGCGCCACCTTCCTCCTGTCGGGCGACCACCCGTACGGGTACCTCAAGGCGGAAACCGGCGTCCACCGGCTCGTCCGGATCTCGCCGTTCGACGCCAACAAGCGTCGCCACACGTCGTTCGCTTCCGTGTTCGTTTCGCCCGAGATCGACGACACCGTCGAGATCAAGATCAACGAGTCGGACCTGAAGATCGACACCCTGCGCTCCGGCGGCGCAGGGGGACAGCACGTGAACAAGGTCGAGTCCGCGGTCCGGTTCACCCACATCCCCACGGGGGTCGTGGTGCTCTGCCAGCAGGAGCGGTCGCAGGGGAAGAACCGGGCGCTGGCGATGAAGATCCTCCGGTCGAAGCTCTATGTGCTCGAGATGCGGGCGCGGGCGGAGAAGGTGAACGAGGCGCACAAGGCGAAAAAGGACATCGCCTGGGGCTCGCAGATCCGCTCCTACGTCCTTGCGCCGTACCGCCTGGTGAAAGACCACCGCACGGGCCACGAGACGGGGAAC